Sequence from the Rhodococcus pseudokoreensis genome:
GCAGGGGTGTGTTCACGTAGTCGCCGGCGCGTCCGTGACAGCGAGTTGACCCAGACAACGATCTGATCCTCGGGTTTGCTGTTTGAAGTGCGGCTGCCTTTGCCGCTGAACGGTCGCGTTTGCAGATCTTCCGGATGGGTGTTGGTCCTAACCCTGTCCTAACCCAGCTTCGCGACGGTAAGCAACACGGTGGCAGCGTCGAGGGCTTCCAGCGAGTGCCGTGCGTTGGGCACGATCAACAGGTCTCCGGGCGAGCCCTCCCAGCTGTTCTCACCGGCACTGAGCCGGACCCGCCCGTGCAGGACCTGAACAGTCGCCTCGCCTGGGTTTTCGTGCTCGTCGAGCTTTTGCCCCGCAGCGAGTGCTATCAAGGTTTGGCGCAGAACGTGCTCATGACCGCCGTAGATCGTGCGAGCGCTGCGACCGCTCGACGCGGTGCTCGCGAGCTCGAGTTGCTGCCGCGCCAGGGCTGTCAGTGACATTTTCTCCATGTTGCGTGCCTTCCTTGTGGGTCTTCAGATCAAACCCCGTCATCGGATGAACCGGCTCACCTGAGAAGCGCACATGCAGCTCCTTCCTTCGCGGTTCTGCCGTCCACGCTACCGAGTCCGGCTCTCGGTCTCTTTGTGCCACACGGTGCTGGCGGAGTGGGGTATTCGCCGTTGGCTCTCATACCGGTGTCCGCGTCCGATGGCTGGGATCTCGCCCGGTAGCGGTGGTAGGAGCACTCCTAGATCGAGTGCCGTACCGCATTGGCGCCCATCGAACCCCACCGTGAGGGCGGAGGCGAAGGCAAGAACTGTGAGCAGGACTGCGATCAGGGCAGCGTCCGGTAATGCGCCAGTGAGGACCGGGATCAGCAGTGCCAGCGGAGCGTAGAACCCCCCACCGGGTCGTCGACCGGTCCGGTCCGGGTGGAGGAGCACACGAAGGCGATGAAGAACCCACCGGCAGCAGCATCGGCCAGCCGGGGATCAATCCGCTCAGTCCGAGGGCGCCGTAACCTCCGACCAAGATCGCCAGGTCTGCGCACACATCGAGCTGGCCGTCCGCAGTGCTGACGGCGTGCCACCGTCTGGCCAGGAACCCGTCGAGCGCATCCGAGGCGGCGGCGAGTACTCCCAGTTGCGGGAGCGCTGCGGCCGTCGACGAGCAGTACGGCATGCACCGGCGGAAAAGGCCCGGCAGGCCGCTCTCGCCAGCGATCGAATCAGTGACCGACCTGACGCCGGTTCCCGCGAAGCGTGCCATGGCTCGGCCACGTGAGGAGCCCGACCGTACCGACCTCCGTTCACACCCGGCCGCGTAATACCGGTCACATAAGTGGTATGTTAGATGCGCATTAACGTACGGTCGGGTCATGCAACTCACCCGGTTCACCGACCTCGGACTGCGGGTCGTCATGCGACTCGCCGTTGCCGCGGACGGTGACCGCCCCGGAAGCCGGTATATCGCCGATGAATTGTCGGTGTCGTACGCACACGCGGCGAAGGTGATCACCCGACTCGCGGAACTCGGCATCGTCGATGCACGACGCGGCCGCGGAGGTGGGCTGGCCATCACCGAACTGGGCCGCACCGCCTCGG
This genomic interval carries:
- a CDS encoding cupin domain-containing protein; amino-acid sequence: MEKMSLTALARQQLELASTASSGRSARTIYGGHEHVLRQTLIALAAGQKLDEHENPGEATVQVLHGRVRLSAGENSWEGSPGDLLIVPNARHSLEALDAATVLLTVAKLG
- a CDS encoding CDP-alcohol phosphatidyltransferase family protein, encoding MTTRSPRSVNRVSCMTRPYVNAHLTYHLCDRYYAAGCERRSVRSGSSRGRAMARFAGTGVRSVTDSIAGESGLPGLFRRCMPYCSSTAAALPQLGVLAAASDALDGFLARRWHAVSTADGQLDVCADLAILVGGYGALGLSGLIPGWPMLLPVGSSSPSCAPPPGPDRSTTRWGVLRSAGTADPGPHWRITGRCPDRSPAHSSCLRLRPHGGVRWAPMRYGTRSRSAPTTATGRDPSHRTRTPV